One window from the genome of Oryctolagus cuniculus chromosome 1, mOryCun1.1, whole genome shotgun sequence encodes:
- the QRFP gene encoding orexigenic neuropeptide QRFP — protein sequence MLLAMGQPRGTAQAGVSVASNSPLSLLGQMRSPRSLPYLLLLPLGACFPLLDRRAPLDTGGGGGAGRSWAYLAEGPRPHLARGTSRGLRAPAPRALLVLARQLQTWGQEHTGFHFRFGREDEGTDADGGDKAAGLLGSLAEELGGYSRKKGGFSFRFGRR from the coding sequence ATGCTGCTGGCCATGGGGCAGCCCCGGGGGACAGCTCAGGCCGGGGTAAGTGTGGCCTCTaactcccccctctctctccttggtcAGATGAGGAGCCCTCGCTCGCTGCCCTACCTCCTCCTGCTGCCGCTGGGCGCCTGCTTTCCCCTGCTGGACAGAAGGGCTCCCCTGGACACGGGGGGCGGCGGCGGAGCCGGGAGGAGCTGGGCCTACCTGGCCGAGGGGCCCCGCCCCCACTTGGCACGGGGCACCTCCCGGGGGCTGAGGGCGCCAGCGCCACGGGCCCTGCTCGTCCTAGCCAGGCAGCTGCAGACGTGGGGCCAGGAGCACACCGGCTTCCACTTCCGCTTCGGGCGGGAGGACGAGGGCACCGACGCCGACGGTGGGGACAAAGCTGCTGGACTGCTGGGGAGCCTGGCCGAGGAGCTGGGCGGCTACAGCAGGAAGAAGGGCGGCTTCAGCTTCCGCTTCGGCCGGCGGTGA